A single Candidatus Amarolinea dominans DNA region contains:
- a CDS encoding sulfotransferase domain-containing protein — protein MNLLDRLCPPAGPRPTLLNSLPKSGTHLLSKAMDLLPGIQRAPVHFGQTSAARFEQAASETATLVPIGIDWPHLVVLASLHEALKQVKPGHYVTGHIPFSEALAALLTRMEMKSLLMIRDPRDIVVSHARHVSKTTKHFLSDLYRPLSPAERITVSIRGVEPVGDDGPRLLDIAQRCRSVMPWMAQSFNYTTAFEKLVGPQGGGSRTSQRQELEAITNHIGLHLSAAEIEQAAAQVFGGTNTFDRGAIGSWRKEFSPAHRALFKELAGQSLIEWGYEQDLDW, from the coding sequence ATGAACCTTCTCGACCGTCTGTGCCCGCCCGCAGGTCCCCGGCCGACCCTGCTCAACAGCCTGCCCAAGTCCGGCACTCACCTCTTGTCGAAAGCGATGGATCTGCTGCCGGGAATACAGCGCGCCCCCGTTCATTTTGGTCAAACCAGCGCCGCGCGTTTCGAGCAGGCCGCGTCCGAAACGGCCACCCTGGTCCCGATCGGGATTGACTGGCCGCACCTGGTGGTGCTCGCCTCGCTGCACGAGGCTCTGAAGCAGGTGAAACCCGGCCATTACGTGACCGGGCATATTCCCTTCTCTGAGGCCCTGGCCGCGCTGCTGACTCGAATGGAGATGAAATCGCTGCTGATGATTCGTGATCCGCGCGACATCGTCGTGTCCCATGCGCGCCACGTCTCCAAGACGACCAAACATTTCTTGTCTGACCTCTATCGCCCGCTGTCGCCGGCCGAGCGCATCACCGTTTCGATTCGCGGCGTCGAGCCGGTTGGCGACGACGGCCCGCGCCTGCTGGACATCGCCCAGCGCTGCCGTAGTGTGATGCCGTGGATGGCGCAGTCGTTCAACTATACGACCGCGTTCGAGAAATTGGTGGGGCCGCAGGGCGGTGGGTCGCGGACCAGCCAACGCCAGGAGTTGGAGGCCATTACCAACCATATTGGCCTGCACCTGTCGGCCGCGGAGATCGAGCAGGCAGCCGCCCAGGTCTTCGGGGGCACCAACACCTTCGACCGCGGGGCCATTGGCAGTTGGCGCAAGGAGTTCAGCCCGGCTCACAGGGCGCTGTTCAAAGAGCTGGCCGGCCAGTCCCTGATCGAGTGGGGGTATGAGCAAGACCTGGATTGGTGA
- a CDS encoding ABC transporter permease gives MSEFTESTLPPQATKKTTPGLAGKNQKTAAAVPTVIIEPVRGWSRLELGQIWEYRDLLMAFFWREVQGRYRQMAFGPLWIILQPVINMVVMSFVFGRLARLPSEGIPYPLFVYSALLPWQFFANSARNSSQSLLTQRAIIAKIYFPRLLVPLATVMAALVDYLAALLVLIGLLIYYHVTITWAVLTLPLFLLLAAAVGLAVGFWLAGLAIKFHDVTIGLGFAITIWQYLTPVAYSASLIPENWQLIYQLNPMAMVIQGSRWALLGAEWQPTWLNGLVVLAVLILLVAGAFYFRRVEQNIVDSI, from the coding sequence ATGAGTGAATTTACCGAATCCACGTTGCCGCCGCAGGCAACGAAAAAAACAACGCCTGGCCTGGCCGGCAAGAACCAGAAAACTGCGGCCGCGGTACCGACGGTGATCATCGAGCCGGTGCGCGGCTGGAGCCGCCTGGAGCTTGGGCAGATCTGGGAATACCGTGACCTGCTGATGGCCTTCTTCTGGCGTGAGGTGCAAGGCCGCTACCGCCAGATGGCGTTCGGCCCGCTGTGGATCATCCTGCAGCCGGTTATCAACATGGTGGTGATGAGCTTTGTCTTTGGTCGCCTGGCCAGGCTGCCATCTGAAGGCATTCCCTACCCGCTGTTCGTCTACAGTGCGCTGTTGCCCTGGCAGTTTTTTGCCAACAGCGCGCGTAACTCATCCCAGAGCCTGCTCACGCAGCGTGCCATTATCGCCAAGATCTACTTTCCGCGCCTGTTGGTTCCATTGGCGACCGTCATGGCGGCCCTGGTGGATTACCTGGCCGCTTTGCTCGTCCTGATCGGCCTGTTGATCTATTATCATGTGACCATCACCTGGGCCGTGCTCACCCTTCCCCTATTCTTGCTCCTGGCAGCCGCGGTCGGCTTGGCTGTGGGCTTTTGGTTGGCCGGCCTGGCAATCAAGTTCCATGATGTGACCATTGGTCTCGGTTTTGCCATCACCATCTGGCAGTACCTGACGCCGGTAGCCTACTCCGCGAGCTTGATCCCCGAAAATTGGCAATTGATCTACCAACTCAACCCGATGGCCATGGTCATTCAAGGTTCGCGTTGGGCGCTGCTCGGCGCTGAGTGGCAACCAACCTGGCTCAATGGCCTGGTGGTGTTGGCGGTTCTTATTTTGCTCGTGGCCGGCGCCTTCTACTTCCGCCGCGTCGAGCAGAATATCGTAGATTCGATTTGA
- a CDS encoding ABC transporter ATP-binding protein: MNDPVIRAEHLGKMYRIGLPPSRPANAWQAARQVALAPFAYIREIGRPPSEAETLWAMRDISFAVNQGEIVGVVGSNGAGKSTLLKVLCRITKPSEGRAQIYGRIGSLLEVGTGFHPELTGRENIYLNGNILGMKNAEVRRKFDEIVAFSEVEQFLDTPVKRYSSGMHVRLAFAVAAHLDPEILLIDEVLAVGDAAFQRKCLGKMSDIANDGRTILFVSHNMAAVANLCTRAILLQKGRLLMEGTPDDVIRTYLAQGESGGCWHVDTNKLGGDGPVRIEHIEVLDAHDQTLQDLPVGGSLKLRLHYSVADGKTMPSVRLGIRVKSQMGLEVLRLSNDPTSGFPLHDLSGRGTLDVVLPILPLLAGDYWVDIAVARLRQGRYLELNDVLSFSVRNHDIYASGSFPGRGMIVVPHRWIHRREQGAVEDSGWVGPALFGPAQPLIEPAS; this comes from the coding sequence ATGAACGACCCAGTCATTCGCGCCGAACATCTCGGCAAAATGTATCGTATTGGCCTCCCTCCGTCGCGTCCGGCCAACGCCTGGCAGGCTGCACGTCAGGTTGCCCTGGCGCCCTTTGCCTACATCCGTGAAATCGGCCGACCGCCGAGCGAGGCGGAGACGCTGTGGGCGATGCGTGACATCTCCTTCGCGGTCAACCAGGGTGAAATCGTCGGCGTCGTCGGCAGTAATGGCGCCGGCAAGTCCACGCTGCTCAAGGTGCTGTGTCGCATCACCAAACCCTCCGAGGGCCGCGCCCAGATCTATGGGCGCATTGGCTCGCTGCTCGAAGTGGGCACCGGTTTTCATCCCGAATTGACCGGCCGTGAAAACATCTACCTCAACGGCAATATCCTGGGCATGAAGAACGCCGAGGTTCGCCGCAAGTTCGATGAGATCGTGGCCTTTTCCGAGGTGGAGCAATTCCTCGATACCCCGGTCAAACGCTACTCCAGCGGCATGCACGTGCGCCTGGCCTTTGCCGTCGCGGCCCATCTCGATCCGGAGATCCTGCTCATTGACGAGGTTTTGGCCGTGGGCGATGCCGCGTTCCAGCGCAAATGCCTGGGCAAGATGAGCGACATCGCTAACGATGGCCGCACCATCCTCTTTGTCAGTCACAACATGGCGGCCGTGGCCAACCTGTGTACGCGCGCCATCCTGCTGCAAAAGGGGCGCCTGCTGATGGAAGGCACGCCGGACGATGTCATTCGCACCTACCTGGCGCAGGGCGAAAGCGGCGGCTGCTGGCATGTGGACACCAACAAACTGGGCGGCGATGGCCCCGTGCGCATCGAACACATCGAAGTGCTCGATGCGCACGACCAGACCTTGCAGGACCTGCCGGTCGGCGGCAGCCTGAAGCTGCGTCTGCACTACAGTGTGGCGGACGGCAAGACCATGCCGTCGGTGCGCCTGGGCATTCGCGTCAAATCTCAGATGGGGCTGGAGGTCCTGCGCTTGTCCAACGACCCGACGAGCGGATTCCCCTTGCACGACCTGAGCGGCCGCGGCACGTTGGACGTTGTGCTGCCCATCTTGCCCCTCCTGGCCGGCGATTACTGGGTTGACATTGCGGTCGCCCGCCTGCGTCAGGGTCGCTACCTGGAATTGAACGATGTGTTGTCCTTCTCGGTGCGCAATCATGATATTTATGCCAGCGGCTCCTTCCCCGGCCGCGGCATGATCGTGGTTCCTCATCGCTGGATTCATCGCCGCGAACAGGGCGCGGTCGAGGACAGCGGCTGGGTTGGCCCGGCTCTGTTTGGCCCAGCGCAGCCCCTGATAGAACCTGCCTCATGA
- a CDS encoding O-antigen ligase family protein: MALFNLAASGLAGVLWYLWPQLGPWPLLLVLAGQASRVLSSGQWLPRTRFDAPLLLFFATALLAATLAYNPTLAWAKFWVIVAGLALYAALATTPEEVTLSRVGVIAPRRLLVGSLASLVALYFLLTNDWLRWQGKLSGLDPLLSWLAAWQPALPGHRLHPNVAGGLIAALLPLQAVALPRNRARLPLLAISSAGLLLTLSRGAWMALLISVGVWWGWQHGRRWLARRAADRSTRIWLLAGLSMILLALLVLGAGRGWYPLPAAVSGRLLIWRHSLDLIGDYAFTGLGLDNFEMAYSSYVMLLHVGYQVHSHNILLNVWLEQGLLGLAAFGWLVLALLRRPAAPSFWRAAALIAVGVILLHGQVDDAFYGSRGVLILFLPWALVASPARGAAAPARANAGWAAARPFVWAAVGLLAGVILLLPGTRARFQANLGALRQTQAELAVYTWPQWPLQDELRRSGAINLAPALAHFEAALALDATNATANRRLGQIELSLGQYEAARRHLEAAYASAPGQRATVQLLGESYAIDSQLDRAAGLWRTVDLSQGQIPLRIWWYDHIEESGRTALLGQAANQSRR; this comes from the coding sequence GTGGCGCTCTTCAATCTGGCGGCCAGCGGCTTGGCTGGGGTGCTCTGGTACCTCTGGCCGCAGCTTGGCCCCTGGCCGCTCCTGCTGGTCCTGGCGGGCCAAGCGTCACGGGTTCTCAGCAGCGGGCAGTGGCTGCCCCGCACGCGCTTCGATGCGCCGCTGCTGCTCTTCTTTGCCACCGCGCTGCTGGCCGCGACCCTGGCCTACAATCCAACCCTGGCCTGGGCCAAGTTCTGGGTCATCGTGGCCGGCCTGGCGCTCTACGCCGCGCTGGCGACCACGCCCGAAGAGGTCACGCTGTCGCGGGTGGGTGTCATCGCCCCGCGGCGCCTGCTGGTGGGCAGCCTTGCCAGCCTGGTTGCCCTCTATTTCCTGCTGACCAACGACTGGCTGCGCTGGCAGGGCAAGCTGTCGGGCCTCGACCCGCTGCTGTCCTGGCTTGCCGCCTGGCAGCCGGCCCTGCCCGGTCATCGCTTGCATCCGAACGTGGCCGGCGGCCTGATCGCGGCGCTGCTGCCCTTGCAGGCGGTCGCGCTGCCGCGCAACCGGGCGCGGCTGCCCCTGCTGGCGATTTCCAGTGCTGGCCTGCTACTCACCCTGTCACGCGGCGCGTGGATGGCCCTGCTGATCTCCGTGGGCGTCTGGTGGGGATGGCAGCATGGCCGCCGCTGGTTGGCCCGCCGTGCCGCTGATCGGTCCACCCGCATTTGGCTGCTGGCCGGGCTGAGCATGATCCTGCTGGCGCTGCTGGTGCTGGGCGCCGGCCGCGGTTGGTATCCCCTGCCCGCGGCGGTCAGCGGCCGCCTGCTGATCTGGCGCCACAGCCTTGACCTGATCGGCGATTACGCCTTCACCGGCCTGGGGCTGGACAATTTCGAGATGGCCTACTCCAGCTACGTCATGCTGCTGCACGTGGGCTACCAGGTTCACAGCCACAACATCCTGCTCAACGTGTGGCTGGAGCAGGGGCTGTTGGGGCTGGCGGCTTTTGGCTGGCTTGTGCTGGCCCTCCTGCGCCGGCCGGCCGCGCCATCCTTTTGGCGTGCAGCCGCGCTGATCGCGGTGGGCGTCATTCTCCTGCACGGTCAGGTGGACGATGCCTTCTACGGCAGCCGCGGGGTACTCATCCTGTTCCTACCGTGGGCGCTGGTGGCTTCGCCGGCGCGCGGCGCGGCCGCACCCGCTCGCGCCAACGCGGGGTGGGCCGCGGCGCGGCCGTTCGTGTGGGCTGCGGTCGGTCTGCTGGCGGGCGTGATCCTGCTGCTGCCAGGCACGCGTGCCCGTTTCCAGGCCAACCTGGGCGCGCTGCGCCAGACACAGGCCGAATTGGCCGTCTACACCTGGCCGCAATGGCCGCTGCAGGACGAACTGCGGCGCAGCGGCGCGATCAACCTGGCGCCGGCCCTGGCCCACTTCGAGGCCGCCCTGGCGCTCGACGCGACCAATGCCACGGCCAATCGGCGTCTTGGACAAATCGAACTTTCTCTGGGACAATATGAAGCGGCGCGACGTCACCTGGAGGCCGCCTACGCCTCTGCTCCTGGTCAGCGCGCCACAGTCCAACTACTGGGCGAGAGCTATGCCATTGACAGCCAGCTTGACCGCGCCGCGGGCCTGTGGCGAACGGTGGATCTGAGCCAGGGCCAAATCCCCCTGCGCATCTGGTGGTATGATCACATCGAAGAGTCGGGACGTACGGCGCTGCTTGGACAAGCGGCGAACCAAAGTAGGAGATAG